One part of the Saccharomyces mikatae IFO 1815 strain IFO1815 genome assembly, chromosome: 1 genome encodes these proteins:
- the SEO1 gene encoding putative permease SEO1, whose product MYSIAKEIIVDPYKRLKWGFIPVKRQVDDLPDDRDSTEGLDISSNTIQSNETSKNIITTTSEKDQLHFETTNYSEKKGSRSDTGGYEYRDEVDRPWWKFFDEQEYRINKKERSHNKWYSWFKEGTSYNEKKLLIKLDVLLAFYSCIAYWIKYLDTVNINNAYVSGMKEDLGFRGNDLVHTQVMYTVGNIIFQLPFLVYLNKLPLNYILPCLDLCWSLLTVGAAYVNSVPHLKAIRFFIGAFEAPSYLAYQYLFGSFYKHDEMVRRSAFYYLGQYIGILSAGGIQSAVYSSLNGVNGLEGWRWNFIIDAIVSVVVGLIGFYALPGDPYNCYSIFLTDDEIRLARKRLKENQTGKSDFETKLFDFKLWKTIFSDWKIYILSLWSIFCWNDSNVSSGAYLLWLKSLKRYSIPKVNQLSMITPGLGMVYLMLTGIIADKLHSRWFAIIFTQVFNIIGNSILAAWDVTEGAKWFAFMLQCFGWAMAPVLYSWQNDICRKDAQTRAITLVTMNIMAQTSTAWISVLVWKTEESPRYLKGFTFTACSAFCLSIWTIVVLYFYKRDERNNAKENGIILYNSKYGEQKPTSREVESVSISDEK is encoded by the coding sequence atgtattcaATTGCTAAAGAAATTATTGTAGATCCTTACAAAAGATTAAAGTGGGGATTTATTCCCGTGAAGAGACAGGTGGACGATTTACCAGATGATCGAGATTCCACAGAGGGTTTAGATATCTCTTCTAACACTATTCAGAGTAATGAAACAtctaaaaatattattacGACTACAAGTGAGAAGGATCAGCTACACTTTGAGACAACCAACTAtagtgaaaagaaaggcaGTAGAAGTGATACTGGAGGTTATGAATACAGGGATGAAGTTGATAGGCCATGGTGGAAATTTTTCGATGAACAGGAGTATCGtatcaataaaaaggaaagatcACACAATAAATGGTATAGTTGGTTCAAAGAAGGTACATcttataatgaaaaaaaactattaatCAAACTAGACGTTTTGTTAGCCTTTTACTCTTGCATTGCTTATTGGATCAAATATTTGGATACTGTTAATATTAACAATGCCTACGTTTCAGGCATGAAAGAGGACTTAGGCTTTCGAGGCAACGATTTAGTTCATACACAGGTGATGTATACAGTTGGTAACATCATTTTCCAACTACCTTTTTTAGTATACCTAAACAAACTTCCATTGAATTATATTTTACCATGCTTAGACTTGTGTTGGTCACTATTAACAGTTGGTGCAGCATATGTCAATTCTGTACCACACTTGAAGGCAATTAGATTTTTTATTGGTGCTTTTGAGGCACCAAGTTATTTGGCATATCAATACTTGTTCGGCTCATTTTACAAACATGATGAAATGGTGCGCCGTTCTGCTTTCTATTATTTAGGTCAATATATCGGTATCTTATCTGCTGGAGGAATCCAATCAGCAGTGTACTCGTCACTAAATGGCGTAAATGGATTGGAAGGGTGGAGGTGGAATTTTATTATCGACGCTATTGTGTCCGTTGTAGTAGGTCTTATCGGCTTCTACGCCCTACCAGGTGATCCATACAACTGCTATTCAATTTTCTTAACTGATGATGAAATCAGATTGGCTAGAAAACgattaaaagaaaaccagaCAGGTAAAAgtgattttgaaacaaaattatTCGATTTCAAACTGTGGAAAACCATTTTTAGTGATTGGAAAATCTATATTCTATCTTTATGGAGtatattttgttggaatgacAGCAATGTTTCATCTGGTGCATACTTACTTTGGttgaaatctttgaaaCGATATTCTATTCCTAAGGTAAATCAGTTATCTATGATTACTCCAGGCTTAGGTATGGTTTATTTGATGCTTACCGGTATTATTGCAGATAAACTCCACTCTCGTTGGTTTGCGATTATCTTTACCCAggttttcaatatcattgGTAACTCCATATTAGCTGCTTGGGATGTCACCGAGGGAGCTAAATGGTTTGCATTTATGCTGCAATGTTTTGGCTGGGCTATGGCCCCTGTGTTATACTCATGGCAAAACGATATTTGTCGCAAAGATGCTCAAACTAGAGCAATTACTTTAGTTACAATGAATATTATGGCTCAAACATCTACTGCGTGGATAAGTGTTTTGGTATGGAAAACAGAGGAGTCTCCTAGATATCTCAAAGGATTTACCTTCACTGCATGTTCTGCTTTCTGTCTTTCAATTTGGACTATTGTTGTTCTTTACTTTTACAAACGTGACGAAAGGAATAATGCTAAAGAGAACGGTATCATACTCTACAACTCTAAATACGGTGAACAAAAGCCAACATCAAGAGAAGTCGAAAGTGTATCCATATCCGacgaaaaataa
- the FLO9 gene encoding flocculin FLO9 → MSITHHFLLLATLVLLGLANVASAITAACLPTNLRKNGMNINFYQYSLKDSSTYSNAEYMAYQYANKVKLGSVSGQTDISINYNLPCVTSSGTFKCPQENAYGDWGCRGKGQCSNSQGISYWGTDLFGFYTTPTNVTLEMTGYFLPPETGSYTFSFATVDDSAILSIGGYAAFDCCAQQQPPITSTNFTINGVKPWHKSLPSNIKGSVYMYAGYYYPMKIVYSNAVSWGSLPISVTLPDGTIVSDDFEGYVYSFDNNLSQPNCTILDPSNYTASDIITTTTEAWTGTFTTESTQMTTITGLNGLKTDETIIVIRTPTTVSTVTTTTEAWTGTFTTESTQRTIVNGTNGLKTDETIIVIRTPTTVSTVTTTTEAWTGTFTTESTQMTTLTGTNGLATDETIIVIRTPTTVSTVTTTTEAWTGTFTTESTQRTIVNGTNGLKTDETIIVIRTPTTVCTVTTTTEAWTGTFTTESTQRTIVNGTNGLKTDETIIVIRTPTTVSTVTTTTEAWTGTFTTESTQRTIVNGTNGLKTDETIIVIRTPTTVCTVTTTTEAWTGTFTTESTQMTTLTGTNGLATDETIIVIRTPTTVSTVTTTTEAWTGTFTTESTQMTTLTGTNGLATDETIIVIRTPTTVSTVTTTTEAWTGTFTTESTQRTIVNGTNGLKTDETIIVIRTPTTVSTVTTTTEAWTGTFTTESTQMTTLTGTNGLATDETIIVIRTPTTVSTVTTTTEAWTGTFTTESTQRTIVNGTNGLKTDETIIVIRTPTTVSTVTTTTEAWTGTFTTESTQMTTLTGTNGLATDETIIVIRTPTTVSTVTTTTEAWTGTFTTESTQMTTLTGTNGLATDETVIVIRTPSSVSSSSAPSSSSVAGLITTTTEPWSGSFTTTTTEMSTFTGTNGNPTDETVIVIRTPSSVSSSSAPSSSSVAGLIITTTEAWSGTFTTESTQITTLTGTNGLATDETVIVIRTPSSVSSSSAPSSSSVAGLITTTTEPWSGSFTTTTTEMSTFTGTNGNPTDETVIVIRTPSSVSSSSAPSSSSVAGLITTTTEPWSGTFTTTTTEMSTFTGTNGNPTDETVIVIRTPSSVSSSSAPSSSSVAGLITTTTEPWSGTFTTTTTQMTIVNGTDGNPTDETVIVIRTPSSVSSSSAQSSSSVAGLIITTTEAWSGTFTTESTQITTLTGTNGLATDETVIVIRTPSSVSSSSAPSSSSVAGLITTTTEPWSGTFTTTTTQMTIVNGTDGNPTDETVIVIRTPSSVSSSSAQSSSSVAGLIITTTEAWSGTFTTESTQITTLTGTNGLATDETVIVIRTPSSVSSSSAPSSSSVAGLIITTTEAWSGTFTTESTQITTLTGTNGLATDETVIVIRTPSSVSSSSAPSSSSVAGLITTTTEPWSGTFTTTTTQMTIVNGTDGNPTDETVIVIRTPSSVSSSSAQSSSSVAGLITTTTEPWSGTFTTTTTEMSTFTGTNGNPTDETVIVIRTPSSVSSSSAPSSSSVAGLITTTTEPWSGTFTTTTTEMSTFTGTNGNPTDETVIVIRTPSSVSSSSAPSSSSVAGLITTTTEPWSGTFTTTTTQMTIVNGTDGNPTDETVIVIRTPSSVSSSSAQSSSSVAGLITTTTEPWSGTFTTTTTQMTIVNGTDGNPTDETVIVIRTPSSVSSSSAPSSSSVAGLITTTTEPWSGTFTTTTTEMSTFTGTNGNPTDETVIVIKTRSSASPSSVTSFTPGSVISSVTPSHPIITPLYPSNGSSVISSSTEFKEHQITVNSISTLMCSSCESSVSIFTSSVISTSPSETQTGRIDSSGSNFKNYETSYSFTSSLVISKTSRPFAIQYSSSIPTTGIVSVAIESELPDSNTEIIGLTSTSSSNTQNTGNKIIPGLYHDPTTTQKITTTATKRSEKITSVTVTSCKSHMCTESIFSVAVTTATTTVSSITTKYNTWDPISSVGSTEKNSLFTDTPCESSICFNTVPPAIISTTTTPINYVTTVNPTLNPQTTNEADASSGILTSTTGARTSSESAIANTISNRNGALSSSGSGHAEAHSKITTNNISNINTISFSSETANTRKSTTSQLGIVSQQSLTTYISAMLQFSSASLEISSYLGIANDLVANSALCVFISSVLLAIV, encoded by the coding sequence ATGTCTATAACacatcattttttattattagcAACTCTTGTGTTACTGGGACTAGCTAATGTCGCGTCTGCAATTACAGCAGCGTGCTTGCCAACGAACCTAAGAAAGAATGGGATGAATATTAACTTTTACCAGTATTCGTTAAAGGATTCATCAACGTACTCAAATGCAGAATACATGGCTTATCAATATGCAAATAAAGTTAAACTGGGCTCTGTTAGTGGACAGACGGATATTTCCATCAACTATAATCTTCCCTGTGTCACCTCTTCAGGTACATTTAAGTGCCCCCAAGAAAATGCTTATGGGGATTGGGGATGTAGAGGTAAAGGTCAGTGCTCCAACAGTCAAGGAATTTCATACTGGGGTACAGATCTTTTTGGATTCTACACTACCCCAACAAATGTTACTCTAGAAATGACAGGTTACTTTTTGCCACCAGAGACAGGATCTTACacgttttcttttgctaCAGTAGATGATTCAGCAATTCTATCAATTGGTGGTTACGCAGCATTTGATTGTTGTGCGCAACAACAACCTCCCATAACATCGACAAACTTCACAATTAATGGTGTCAAGCCATGGCATAAAAGCTTGCCATCTAACATCAAAGGTTCTGTCTATATGTATGCTGGTTACTACTATCCGATGAAGATCGTTTACTCTAATGCTGTTTCATGGGGTTCACTTCCAATTAGTGTAACACTGCCAGATGGTACTATTGTTAgtgatgattttgaaggatATGTTTATTCCTTTGATAACAATCTAAGTCAACCTAATTGTACCATCTTAGATCCTTCAAATTATACAGCTTCAGACATTATAACAACCACGACAGAAGCATGGACTGGAACATTCACCACTGAATCTACCCAGATGACCACTATTACCGGGCTTAATGGGTTGAAAACTGACGAAACCATCATTGTCATTAGAACGCCCACCACTGTCAGCACCGTCACCACCACAACAGAAGCATGGACTGGCACATTCACTACTGAATCCACCCAAAGAACTATTGTTAACGGTACCAATGGGTTGAAAACTGACGAAACCATCATTGTCATTAGAACGCCCACCACTGTCAGCACCGTCACCACCACAACAGAAGCATGGACCGGTACGTTTACCACCGAATCTACCCAGATGACCACACTCACTGGCACAAATGGGCTGGCAACTGACGAAACCATCATTGTCATTAGAACGCCCACCACTGTCAGCACCGTCACCACCACAACAGAAGCATGGACTGGCACATTCACTACTGAATCCACCCAAAGAACTATTGTTAACGGTACCAATGGGTTGAAAACTGACGAAACCATCATTGTCATTAGAACGCCCACCACTGTCTGCACCGTCACCACCACAACAGAAGCATGGACTGGCACATTCACTACTGAATCCACCCAAAGAACTATTGTTAACGGTACCAATGGGTTGAAAACTGACGAAACCATCATTGTCATTAGAACGCCCACCACTGTCAGCACCGTCACCACCACAACAGAAGCATGGACTGGCACATTCACTACTGAATCCACCCAAAGAACTATTGTTAACGGTACCAATGGGTTGAAAACTGACGAAACCATCATTGTCATTAGAACGCCCACCACTGTCTGCACCGTCACCACCACAACAGAAGCATGGACTGGCACATTCACTACTGAATCTACCCAGATGACCACACTCACTGGCACAAATGGGCTGGCAACTGACGAAACCATCATTGTCATTAGAACGCCCACCACTGTCAGCACCGTCACCACCACAACAGAAGCATGGACCGGTACGTTTACCACCGAATCTACCCAGATGACCACACTCACTGGCACAAATGGGCTGGCAACTGACGAAACCATCATTGTCATTAGAACGCCCACCACTGTCAGCACCGTCACCACCACAACAGAAGCATGGACTGGCACATTCACTACTGAATCCACCCAAAGAACTATTGTTAACGGTACCAATGGGTTGAAAACTGACGAAACCATCATTGTCATTAGAACGCCCACCACTGTCAGCACCGTCACCACCACAACAGAAGCATGGACCGGTACGTTTACCACCGAATCTACCCAGATGACCACACTCACTGGCACAAATGGGCTGGCAACTGACGAAACCATCATTGTCATTAGAACGCCCACCACTGTCAGCACCGTCACCACCACAACAGAAGCATGGACTGGCACATTCACTACTGAATCCACCCAAAGAACTATTGTTAACGGTACCAATGGGTTGAAAACTGACGAAACCATCATTGTCATTAGAACGCCCACCACTGTCAGCACCGTCACCACCACAACAGAAGCATGGACCGGTACGTTTACCACCGAATCTACCCAGATGACCACACTCACTGGCACAAATGGGCTGGCAACTGACGAAACCATCATTGTCATTAGAACGCCCACCACTGTCAGCACCGTCACCACCACAACAGAAGCATGGACCGGTACGTTTACTACCGAATCTACCCAGATGACCACACTCACTGGCACAAATGGGCTGGCAACTGACGAGACCGTCATTGTTATCAGAACACCAAGCAGTGTCAGCTCATCCAGTGctccatcatcatcaagtgTAGCAGGTCTGATCACCACGACCACTGAACCATGGTCTGGTAGTTTCACCACCACGACCACGGAAATGAGCACTTTCACCGGTACGAACGGTAACCCAACTGACGAGACCGTCATTGTCATCAGAACACCAAGCAGTGTCAGCTCATCCAGTGctccatcatcatcaagtgTAGCAGGTTTGATCATCACCACCACTGAAGCATGGTCTGGTACGTTCACCACTGAATCTACCCAGATAACCACACTCACTGGCACAAATGGGCTGGCAACTGACGAAACCGTCATTGTTATCAGAACACCAAGCAGTGTCAGCTCATCCAGTGctccatcatcatcaagtgTAGCAGGTCTGATCACCACGACCACTGAACCATGGTCTGGTAGTTTCACCACCACGACCACGGAAATGAGCACTTTCACCGGTACGAACGGTAACCCAACTGACGAGACCGTCATTGTCATCAGAACACCAAGCAGTGTCAGCTCATCCAGTGctccatcatcatcaagtgTAGCAGGTCTGATCACCACGACTACTGAACCATGGTCTGGTACTTTCACCACGACAACCACGGAAATGAGCACTTTCACTGGTACTAATGGTAACCCAACTGACGAGACCGTCATTGTTATCAGAACACCAAGCAGTGTCAGCTCATCCAGTGctccatcatcatcaagtgTAGCAGGTCTAATCACCACGACCACTGAACCATGGTCTGgtactttcaccaccacGACCACTCAAATGACTATCGTTAACGGTACTGATGGCAATCCAACTGACGAAactgttattgttatcagaACACCAAGCAGTGTCAGCTCATCCAGTGCTcaatcatcatcaagtgTAGCAGGTTTGATCATCACCACCACTGAAGCATGGTCTGGTACGTTCACCACTGAATCTACCCAGATAACCACACTCACTGGCACAAATGGGCTGGCAACTGACGAAACCGTCATTGTTATCAGAACACCAAGCAGTGTCAGCTCATCCAGTGctccatcatcatcaagtgTAGCAGGTCTAATCACCACGACCACTGAACCATGGTCTGgtactttcaccaccacGACCACTCAAATGACTATCGTTAACGGTACTGATGGCAATCCAACTGACGAAactgttattgttatcagaACACCAAGCAGTGTCAGCTCATCCAGTGCTcaatcatcatcaagtgTAGCAGGTTTGATCATCACCACCACTGAAGCATGGTCTGGTACGTTCACCACTGAATCTACCCAGATAACCACACTCACTGGCACAAATGGGCTGGCAACTGACGAAACCGTCATTGTTATCAGAACACCAAGCAGTGTCAGCTCATCCAGTGctccatcatcatcaagtgTAGCAGGTTTGATCATCACCACCACTGAAGCATGGTCTGGTACGTTCACCACTGAATCTACCCAGATAACCACACTCACTGGCACAAATGGGCTGGCAACTGACGAAACCGTCATTGTTATCAGAACACCAAGCAGTGTCAGCTCATCCAGTGctccatcatcatcaagtgTAGCAGGTCTAATCACCACGACCACTGAACCATGGTCTGgtactttcaccaccacGACCACTCAAATGACTATCGTTAACGGTACTGATGGCAATCCAACTGACGAAactgttattgttatcagaACACCAAGCAGTGTCAGCTCATCCAGTGCTcaatcatcatcaagtgTAGCAGGTCTGATCACCACGACCACTGAACCATGGTCTGgtactttcaccaccacGACCACGGAAATGAGCACTTTCACCGGTACGAACGGTAACCCAACTGACGAGACCGTCATTGTTATCAGAACACCAAGCAGTGTCAGCTCATCCAGTGctccatcatcatcaagtgTAGCAGGTCTGATCACCACGACTACTGAACCATGGTCTGGTACTTTCACCACGACAACCACGGAAATGAGCACTTTCACTGGTACTAATGGTAACCCAACTGACGAGACCGTCATTGTTATCAGAACACCAAGCAGTGTCAGCTCATCCAGTGctccatcatcatcaagtgTAGCAGGTCTAATCACCACGACCACTGAACCATGGTCTGgtactttcaccaccacGACCACTCAAATGACTATCGTTAACGGTACTGATGGCAATCCAACTGACGAAactgttattgttatcagaACACCAAGCAGTGTCAGCTCATCCAGTGCTcaatcatcatcaagtgTAGCAGGTCTGATCACCACGACCACTGAACCATGGTCTGgtactttcaccaccacGACCACTCAAATGACTATCGTTAACGGTACTGATGGCAATCCAACTGACGAGACCGTCATTGTTATCAGAACACCAAGCAGTGTCAGCTCATCCAGTGctccatcatcatcaagtgTAGCAGGTCTGATCACCACGACTACTGAACCATGGTCTGGTACTTTCACCACGACAACCACGGAAATGAGCACTTTCACTGGTACTAATGGTAACCCAACTGACGAGACCGTCATTGTTATCAAAACCCGAAGCAGTGCCAGCCCATCTAGTGTTACATCATTCACTCCAGGAAGTGTCATTAGTTCTGTCACACCTTCTCACCCAATTATCACGCCCTTGTACCCCAGCAACGGAAGTTCAGTTATCAGTTCTTCTACTGAATTCAAGGAACACCAAATAACGGTAAATTCAATATCTACCCTGATGTGTTCCTCTTGTGAGTCATCTGTATCCATATTTACATCTTCTGTTATAAGCACTAGTCCTTCCGAAACTCAAACTGGTCGAATTGATTCTTCTGGCAGCAACTTTAAAAATTATGAAACGAGTTACTCTTTTACCTCTAGTTTAGTAATTTCTAAGACCTCTAGACCTTTTGCCATTCAATATTCATCTTCCATTCCCACTACTGGTATTGTCAGTGTTGCAATTGAATCCGAGCTTCCTGACAGTAACACAGAAATTATTGGTTTAACTTCTACATCATCATCCAACACACAAAATACCGGAAACAAAATTATTCCTGGACTCTACCATGACCCTACTACTACCCAAAAAATAACTACAACGGCTACAAAAAGAAGTGAGAAAATCACTTCGGTTACTGTAACTTCCTGTAAATCTCATATGTGTACTGAATCGATTTTCTCTGTCGCCGTTACCACAGCCACAACTACCGTTAGCAGTATAACTACAAAATATAACACGTGGGACCCTATTTCTAGTGTAGGCtcaacagaaaaaaattcattatttaCAGACACTCCTTGTGAGTCTAGTATCTGTTTCAACACCGTTCCACCTGCTATTATCTCTACAACCACAACTCCTATCAATTATGTCACTACAGTTAATCCCACACTGAACCCACAGACTACAAATGAGGCAGATGCTAGTTCCGGAATTCTCACTAGCACCACTGGTGCTCGTACTAGTTCAGAATCTGCTATAGCAAACACAATAAGTAACAGAAACGGTGCATTATCGTCTTCAGGATCTGGTCATGCTGAAGCACACTCAAAAATTACGACCAATAATATCAGCAACATAAATACCATTTCCTTCTCATCAGAAACTGCTAACACCAGGAAATCTACAACTTCGCAGTTGGGCATTGTCTCCCAACAATCTCTTACCACCTACATAAGTGCAATGCTTCAATTCAGTTCTGCCTCTTTAGAAATATCAAGCTACTTAGGTATCGCGAATGATCTAGTAGCCAATAGTGCTCTATGTGTCTTTATTTCCTCCGTATTGCTGGCAATCGTATGA
- the GDH3 gene encoding glutamate dehydrogenase (NADP(+)) GDH3 (similar to Saccharomyces cerevisiae GDH3 (YAL062W) and GDH1 (YOR375C); ancestral locus Anc_7.1), with amino-acid sequence MTSEPEFQQAYDEIVSSVEDSRIFEKFPQYRKVLPIVSVPERSIQFRVTWENDKGEQEVAQGYRVQFNSTKGPYKGGLRFHPSVNLSILKFLGFEQIFKNALTGLDMGGAKGGLCVDLKGKSDNEIRRICYAFMRELSKHIGKDTDVPAGDIGVGGREIGYLFGAYRSYKNSWEGVLTGKGLNWGGSLIRPEATGFGLVYYTQAMIDYATNGKESFEGKRVTISGSGNVAQYAALKVIELGGIVVSLSDSKGCIVSETGITSEQISDIAAAKIRFKSLKEIVDDYATFSECKIKYIARARPWTHVADVDIALPCATQNEVSGDEAKVLVASGVKFVAEGANMGSTPEAISVFETARSTATNANDAVWFGPPKAANLGGVAVSGLEMAQNSQKVTWTAERVDQELKKIMINCFNDCIQAAQDYSTEKNTKTLPSLVKGANIASFVMVADAMLDQGDVF; translated from the coding sequence atgacaAGTGAACCCGAATTTCAGCAGGCTTACGATGAGATTGTTTCTTCTGTGGAGGACTCACGaatctttgagaaatttcCACAGTATAGGAAAGTACTACCTATTGTTTCTGTTCCGGAGAGAAGCATTCAATTCAGAGTCACATGGGAAAATGACAAGGGCGAGCAAGAAGTGGCACAGGGATACAGAGTGCAGTTCAACTCAACAAAGGGGCCTTACAAGGGTGGACTGCGCTTTCACCCATCGGTGAACCTGTCCATACTGAAATTTCTGGGGTTTGAACAAATCTTCAAGAACGCCCTCACTGGATTAGACATGGGTGGTGCTAAAGGTGGTCTGTGTGTAGATTTAAAAGGCAAGTCTGACAATGAGATCAGAAGGATTTGCTACGCGTTCATGAGAGAATTAAGCAAGCATATTGGCAAGGATACGGATGTCCCCGCGGGTGATATTGGTGTTGGTGGCCGTGAGATTGGTTACTTGTTTGGGGCTTACAGATCGTACAAGAACTCTTGGGAAGGTGTTTTGACCGGTAAGGGTTTGAATTGGGGTGGCTCGCTCATTAGGCCGGAGGCCACTGGCTTCGGGTTAGTCTACTATACGCAAGCGATGATCGATTATGCTACAAACGGCAAGGAGTCGTTCGAGGGCAAGCGTGTGACAATCTCCGGAAGCGGTAACGTGGCGCAATATGCAGCTTTGAAAGTTATCGAGCTGGGTGGTATTGTGGTGTCGTTATCAGACTCGAAGGGATGCATTGTCTCCGAGACTGGTATTACGTCGGAGCAAATCAGCGACATCGCTGCAGCCAAGATCCGTTTCAAGTCCTTGAAAGAAATCGTTGATGACTACGCAACCTTCAGCGAATGTAAGATCAAGTATATAGCAAGGGCACGCCCATGGACCCACGTGGCCGACGTGGATATTGCCCTGCCCTGTGCCACTCAAAACGAGGTTAGTGGTGATGAAGCCAAGGTCCTAGTAGCATCCGGCGTAAAGTTTGTTGCCGAAGGTGCAAACATGGGCTCAACACCTGAGGCCATCTCTGTTTTCGAAACAGCGCGTAGCACTGCAACCAATGCTAACGACGCCGTCTGGTTCGGGCCCCCAAAGGCAGCTAACCTAGGTGGCGTAGCAGTATCCGGTCTGGAAATGGCTCAGAATTCGCAAAAGGTCACTTGGACTGCCGAGCGTGTAGAtcaagaattgaagaagataatgattAACTGCTTCAACGACTGCATACAAGCCGCACAAGACTACTCCACGGAGAAAAACACCAAGACCCTACCATCATTGGTCAAGGGGGCCAACATTGCGAGCTTCGTCATGGTAGCTGATGCCATGCTTGATCAAGGAGACGTTTTCTAG
- the BDH2 gene encoding putative dehydrogenase BDH2 (similar to Saccharomyces cerevisiae BDH2 (YAL061W); ancestral locus Anc_7.2): MKALAYFGKGDIRFTNSLKEPRIVAPDELVIDIAWCGICGTDLHEYTDGPIFFPEDGHTHEISHNPLPQAMGHEMAGTVLEVGPGVAHLKVGDKVVVEPTGTCRDRYRWPESPNVDKEWCAACKKGYYNICSYLGLCGAGVQSGGFAERVVMNESHCYKVPDFVPLDVAALIQPLAVCWHAISVCEFKAGSTALIIGAGPIGLGTILALNAAGCRDIVVSEPAKLRRELAEKMGARVYDPTEHAARESIDYLRSVAEGGDGFDYTFDCSGLEVTLNAAIQCLTFRGTAVNLAMWGHHKIQFSPMDITLHERKYMGSMCYTHHDFEAVIEALEERRIDVAKARHMITGRVNIEDGLNGAIMKLINEKESTIKIILTPNNHGELNKEADNEKKDISELSTFKNQERLRESINEAKLRHT, translated from the coding sequence atgaaAGCCTTAGCGTATTTCGGTAAGGGTGACATTAGGTTCACCAACAGTCTGAAGGAGCCACGCATCGTGGCTCCGGATGAGCTTGTGATTGATATCGCATGGTGTGGTATTTGCGGTACGGACTTACACGAGTACACCGATGGTCCTATCTTTTTTCCTGAGGATGGACACACACATGAGATCAGTCACAATCCGTTACCACAGGCGATGGGCCACGAAATGGCTGGCACAGTCTTGGAGGTAGGACCTGGTGTTGCACACCTCAAAGTCGGGGACAAAGTGGTTGTCGAGCCCACAGGTACATGCAGGGACCGTTATCGTTGGCCCGAGTCGCCGAACGTTGACAAGGAATGGTGTGCTGCTTGCAAAAAGGGCTACTACAATATCTGTTCGTATCTGGGACTTTGCGGAGCAGGTGTGCAAAGTGGTGGGTTTGCAGAGCGTGTTGTGATGAACGAATCTCATTGCTACAAAGTGCCGGACTTCGTACCGCTGGATGTTGCGGCTTTGATCCAGCCCTTGGCCGTGTGCTGGCACGCGATCAGTGTCTGTGAGTTTAAAGCAGGGTCTACTGCGTTGATCATTGGTGCTGGCCCCATTGGTCTAGGAACTATACTAGCGTTGAACGCAGCCGGTTGCAGGGACATAGTCGTTTCAGAGCCTGCCAAGTTGAGGAGAGAGCTGGCTGAGAAAATGGGTGCCAGGGTTTATGACCCAACCGAGCACGCTGCCAGGGAAAGCATCGACTATCTGAGGTCAGTTGCTGAAGGTGGTGACGGATTTGACTACACATTTGATTGCTCCGGGTTGGAGGTCACATTAAATGCTGCCATTCAATGTCTCACGTTCAGAGGTACTGCCGTCAACTTGGCCATGTGGGGTCATCACAAAATACAGTTTTCGCCGATGGACATTACGCTTCACGAGAGAAAGTATATGGGGTCCATGTGCTATACACACCACGATTTTGAAGCTGTAATCGAGGCCTTGGAAGAACGCAGGATCGATGTGGCCAAGGCGAGACATATGATAACGGGAAGGGTCAACATCGAAGACGGTTTGAACGGTGCCATCATGAAGTTGATAAACGAAAAGGAGTCTACCATTAAGATTATTTTGACTCCTAATAACCACGGAGAATTAAACAAGGAAGCCGATAACGAAAAGAAGGATATTTCCGAGCTTAgcactttcaaaaatcaagaaagatTACGGGAGTCCATAAACGAGGCCAAGCTGCGTCATACATAA